CGGTAAGCCCTGATTATCAGCCCTAGGCTGATCTGCCTGGGGCATGACACAGATTGCAAACAGCGATTACACGGATACACTGACGAAGTTTAATCTGTGTAATCTGTCTTAATCGGTGTAATCAAGGGGGCAATGAGTTTTTCAGTGCCCCCTAATTGATTATATAAAAAAACATTTTTACGGGCAAACAAAATAAAGAATTGTTTTTCAGATTCGCACCGCGCCTACCGGCGGGCAGGGCCCCCCCCTACTTCTGTCGGCGGAATTTCAGTTTAATCCGGTAATAGGAACGGGAATTTGCGTCTCTGTTGAAACTTTCGTTTCAAAGTTTGTTTTTTCGGCAAGATCTGGGCTTTTTTCAAAAATATTTGAGAACTCCTTAGTTTTTAAAGCTTCTTTCGTATAATCGCATTTAGGGTTCCATAACAGCCATTCTCCTATATCATTGTCATATGTCGCCTGAATTTGGTCACGAACTTCCTTAGCGCCGTAACGTTTACCCATTGAAAAATCCTGAAGATAGGGCCTAAGTTTTTCTTTAGGCGCCCTTTTTAAGGCTCCGTTCATAGACAAATAAACTGTTTTATACGGGTCAAGATTTGGGTCAGGTATTCCGTATTCAAACTTTGCATAATGGGAAGGATAAACCATAGGGCTTACAAAATCCACCCACTGAGCCAGGTCAACAATTTTTTGGCCTATCCCCATATCATCGTCAGATGTAGTTGTCAAACCAAAAACATCTATTGATATGTTTGCTCCTTTAGATTTTAATCGCTTATTCGCTTCTTCTAAAAAGCCTGTCAAAGCCTGTGAAGCAGTTATGGAAGAATGCGCTTGGCTATAGACGCAATTCCTTGTATTTCCGTCAGAAGGAAACCTTAAATAATCAAATTGGATTTCGCTAAATCCCAATTCTAATGCCTTTTCGGCAATATTTAGGTTATAGTCCCAGACCTCTCTATTGTAAGGATCGGCCCAGGTATTTCCCGAATGATCCTTCCAGACATTTCCTGACTTATCTTTTACTGCCCAGTCCTGTCTTTTTTTGATAATGGTATTATCTTTAAAAACCACTATTCGGGCAATTGTGTAAATATCATTGTCATTTAAATATTCAATATAGTCTTTTAAATCGGGAATCGCATTTGTAAAAGTCTTAAACTCGTCTTTGCCTTTAAAATCGGGCGCATAAACACTTCCCTCGTACTCTTTAATAGCTATCACAACCGAATTTATCTCAGTTTCTTTAAGCAATTTGTTAATTTTCTCCCTCAATCTTTTTGAACCGGCTACCCATGCGCTGAGA
The sequence above is a segment of the Elusimicrobiota bacterium genome. Coding sequences within it:
- a CDS encoding putative glycoside hydrolase encodes the protein VSSWWFFTGTKKEKEPVRVEEKKEGGRKIHIIHKPKYVRGVHLSAWVAGSKRLREKINKLLKETEINSVVIAIKEYEGSVYAPDFKGKDEFKTFTNAIPDLKDYIEYLNDNDIYTIARIVVFKDNTIIKKRQDWAVKDKSGNVWKDHSGNTWADPYNREVWDYNLNIAEKALELGFSEIQFDYLRFPSDGNTRNCVYSQAHSSITASQALTGFLEEANKRLKSKGANISIDVFGLTTTSDDDMGIGQKIVDLAQWVDFVSPMVYPSHYAKFEYGIPDPNLDPYKTVYLSMNGALKRAPKEKLRPYLQDFSMGKRYGAKEVRDQIQATYDNDIGEWLLWNPKCDYTKEALKTKEFSNIFEKSPDLAEKTNFETKVSTETQIPVPITGLN